The following proteins come from a genomic window of Elusimicrobiota bacterium:
- the alr gene encoding alanine racemase, with translation THFSSAGSDPDFTRYQLKEFLDLTDYAKKLKLKFIAHTANSDAIFLHTESHLDMVRPGISLYGLWPYEVNSTNIKLDPVLSWKTKIVFLKKISEGTSISYGKTFTVKRPSVIATLPVGYADGYNRLLSNKGAVLVRGKRCPVLGRVTMDMIMVDVTGLEKAEIGDEAVLIGRQGEDQITAREIAELVGTINYEIVCSISYRVPRILV, from the coding sequence ATACTCATTTCTCGTCCGCAGGTTCTGATCCGGATTTCACTAGATACCAGCTGAAAGAATTTCTGGATTTAACAGATTACGCAAAAAAACTTAAACTTAAATTTATCGCGCACACGGCAAATTCGGATGCAATATTCCTTCATACTGAAAGCCATCTTGATATGGTGAGGCCGGGTATAAGCCTTTACGGCCTTTGGCCATATGAAGTGAATAGCACAAATATTAAACTTGATCCGGTTTTAAGCTGGAAAACAAAGATTGTTTTCTTAAAAAAGATCAGCGAAGGGACTAGTATAAGTTACGGAAAAACATTTACCGTAAAAAGACCGTCTGTTATAGCAACGCTTCCGGTTGGGTATGCTGACGGATACAACAGACTTTTGTCTAACAAAGGCGCAGTGCTTGTCCGGGGAAAAAGATGCCCGGTTTTGGGCCGGGTCACAATGGATATGATTATGGTTGACGTAACCGGACTTGAAAAAGCCGAAATCGGGGACGAAGCTGTTTTAATCGGCCGTCAGGGCGAAGATCAGATAACAGCAAGAGAAATAGCGGAATTAGTTGGGACAATTAACTATGAAATAGTTTGTTCAATAAGTTATAGAGTTCCGAGGATTTTGGTATAG
- a CDS encoding ABC transporter permease produces the protein MEDIKKLVHIFGEKVIAISTSLGEMTILLFQILSWISRGVIDPRNTIQQMTEIGVRSFPVIGLTSIFTGMVLALQTAASSSSIFNEPLYIGTIVGYSLVKELGPVLTAIVVSGRVGAAIAAELGTMKVTEQLDALYTLGTNPVRYLAVPRFLACMLTVPILTILANVIGIVGGLLITVYQYHVPSSVYLNDIFDYMKTDSLFHGLIKSFFFAGIIVIVSCFKGFNCEGGAEGVGKATTSAVMISMVSILISDYFLSAILVAFDIG, from the coding sequence ATGGAAGATATAAAAAAATTGGTTCATATATTTGGCGAGAAAGTTATAGCGATTTCTACCTCTCTTGGAGAAATGACTATATTGTTATTCCAGATATTATCTTGGATTTCAAGAGGTGTTATAGATCCGAGAAACACTATTCAGCAGATGACCGAGATAGGCGTAAGATCTTTCCCCGTTATCGGCTTGACCTCAATTTTTACCGGGATGGTTCTTGCGCTTCAAACAGCCGCTTCTTCAAGCAGTATTTTTAACGAACCCTTGTACATAGGCACCATAGTGGGATATTCTTTGGTTAAAGAGCTCGGGCCAGTATTGACCGCAATCGTTGTTTCAGGCAGGGTCGGGGCGGCAATAGCGGCTGAACTTGGAACCATGAAAGTTACGGAACAATTGGACGCTCTTTATACGCTTGGAACAAATCCGGTAAGATATCTTGCCGTCCCGCGTTTTTTGGCATGCATGCTGACGGTTCCAATTCTGACTATTCTTGCAAATGTAATAGGCATAGTGGGAGGATTATTAATTACAGTTTATCAATATCATGTTCCGTCTTCAGTTTATTTAAACGATATTTTTGACTATATGAAAACTGACAGTCTTTTTCATGGGCTGATAAAATCCTTTTTCTTTGCGGGGATAATCGTTATTGTTTCATGTTTCAAAGGATTTAATTGCGAAGGCGGAGCGGAAGGCGTTGGCAAGGCAACGACAAGCGCGGTTATGATATCAATGGTTTCAATTTTGATTTCGGACTACTTTTTGTCGGCAATATTGGTTGCGTTTGATATAGGATGA
- a CDS encoding ABC transporter ATP-binding protein, translating to MIEVKDVYKSFKSNKVLRGVNLSIKDAETITIMGGSGQGKSVLIKNIMGLMKPDKGEIYVDGQEITKLKEQDLLEIQKKFGYLFQGGALFDSLTVEENVGFGLKHLTDMSDEEIHEQVIASLAMVGLKGVGNLKPAELSGGMKKRVGLARAITHKPEYILYDEPTTGLDPIMADVINDLIIHLQKTIGVTSIVVTHDMKSAYKVSNRIAMLYEGKIIGIGKPDEIKNTKDPVIHQFVEGLSHGPIPVDIAKAF from the coding sequence ATGATTGAGGTTAAAGACGTTTATAAATCATTCAAAAGCAACAAGGTTCTTCGCGGAGTAAATTTATCTATTAAGGATGCCGAAACAATTACTATAATGGGCGGTTCCGGGCAGGGAAAAAGCGTTTTGATAAAAAACATTATGGGGCTGATGAAGCCTGACAAAGGCGAGATTTATGTTGACGGCCAGGAAATTACAAAACTTAAGGAACAAGACCTTCTTGAGATACAGAAGAAATTCGGATATTTGTTCCAAGGCGGGGCGCTGTTTGACTCTTTGACGGTTGAGGAGAATGTCGGGTTCGGACTAAAACATCTGACTGATATGAGTGATGAAGAAATTCATGAGCAAGTCATAGCCAGTTTAGCAATGGTTGGTTTAAAAGGCGTGGGAAATTTAAAGCCGGCTGAACTTTCCGGCGGAATGAAAAAAAGGGTAGGCCTTGCACGGGCAATAACGCATAAGCCGGAATATATTCTCTATGATGAGCCCACAACCGGCTTAGACCCGATTATGGCCGACGTGATAAACGATTTGATTATTCATTTGCAAAAGACAATAGGCGTTACTTCCATAGTAGTTACGCATGACATGAAGTCAGCTTATAAGGTGTCAAACCGTATTGCGATGCTTTACGAAGGCAAAATTATAGGTATTGGGAAGCCGGACGAAATTAAAAATACTAAAGATCCTGTTATACATCAGTTTGTAGAAGGATTAAGTCACGGGCCGATTCCGGTTGATATTGCAAAAGCATTCTAG
- a CDS encoding MlaD family protein — protein MTNEAKLGGFVLIGIVALIVSIMLLGDFQFQSKYYLNIMFHDIAGLPSKSRVKIAGVEVGGVKKIALEGNKAKVTVWLSKSIRVHKDAVARIVSTGIIGSKYLELTMGNEELPLLKDGDVVTGIDPVSMDKVINDLMEQLDAFVAPFKGKGMKNIGENLSVTLENLKKVSDTLKNTIAGQEDRINNIVRNVDNFTKDLAEITAENKENIRIAIEEVRNVSQKLNTILVKVQKGEGTIGKLLSDEEMGENLKQTVQEIKETAEQAKAVVKRLNVIHTDWDYMVRYDANQNITRHDFGLRISPKPDKFYFLGVSNVGDSKDSTDTIEEQNTFNFLLGKKYDMAELYVGAIRSKAGFGMKIKPLWKWEPWRRLEVTADVYHLSRKTPVTKANINTGLRVQLAKWLYVGSQVEDIYYQSDINTYANVVIRDDDIAYILGLVGLARP, from the coding sequence ATGACCAACGAAGCTAAATTAGGCGGTTTTGTTTTAATCGGGATTGTTGCGCTAATCGTTTCAATAATGCTTTTGGGCGATTTCCAGTTCCAGAGCAAATATTATTTAAATATTATGTTCCACGATATTGCCGGGCTTCCTTCAAAATCGCGGGTAAAGATTGCAGGTGTTGAAGTGGGCGGGGTAAAAAAAATTGCGCTGGAAGGGAATAAAGCAAAAGTAACCGTGTGGCTCTCCAAAAGCATAAGAGTGCACAAGGATGCAGTTGCGCGAATTGTTTCAACCGGAATAATAGGTTCAAAGTATCTTGAGCTTACCATGGGAAATGAAGAACTTCCGCTGCTGAAAGACGGCGATGTTGTAACTGGGATAGATCCTGTTTCTATGGATAAAGTTATTAACGATTTAATGGAACAGTTAGACGCATTTGTGGCACCGTTTAAAGGAAAAGGAATGAAAAATATCGGCGAAAATCTTTCCGTTACCCTTGAAAACCTGAAAAAAGTTTCTGATACTTTAAAAAATACAATTGCCGGCCAGGAAGACAGGATAAACAATATTGTTCGAAATGTTGACAATTTTACGAAGGATTTAGCTGAAATAACCGCTGAAAATAAAGAAAATATAAGAATAGCGATTGAAGAAGTAAGGAATGTGTCGCAAAAATTAAATACGATATTAGTTAAAGTCCAGAAAGGCGAAGGAACTATAGGCAAGCTCTTAAGCGACGAAGAAATGGGAGAAAATCTTAAACAAACGGTTCAGGAAATAAAAGAAACTGCCGAGCAGGCGAAAGCAGTGGTTAAAAGACTCAATGTTATTCACACTGATTGGGACTATATGGTGCGTTATGACGCTAACCAGAACATTACCCGTCATGATTTCGGTTTGCGAATATCTCCGAAACCTGATAAGTTTTATTTCTTAGGCGTTTCAAATGTCGGCGATAGCAAAGACAGTACTGATACTATTGAAGAGCAAAACACGTTTAATTTCCTTTTGGGAAAAAAGTATGACATGGCTGAATTGTATGTGGGCGCGATACGCTCAAAAGCCGGTTTTGGCATGAAAATAAAACCTCTATGGAAATGGGAACCTTGGCGGCGCCTGGAGGTTACTGCGGATGTTTATCATTTATCTAGGAAAACTCCTGTTACTAAAGCAAACATAAATACGGGCTTAAGAGTGCAACTTGCTAAATGGCTTTATGTAGGAAGCCAGGTGGAAGACATATATTACCAGTCAGATATAAACACCTACGCTAATGTCGTTATTCGTGACGATGATATAGCCTATATACTCGGACTCGTTGGCCTTGCCCGGCCCTAA
- the radA gene encoding DNA repair protein RadA yields MRSSKIKTIFRCQECGYASPKWMGKCSDCGKWNTFVEEKEITKKSFLNQRQLTGFSSEVIPLKDVSVENFSCIKTDIGEFDRMLGGGLVPGSVLLLGGPPGIGKSTLMLQVSSTLSKSKTVLYVSGEESLSQVKLRAERLKIKDGELFLVSETNLENIIGAIDKINPQVVVIDSIQTTYRDDLSGAPGSVGQVRECAADLLRISKSKNIIMFLLGHVTKEGDIAGPRVLEHIVDTVLYFETERQQIYRILRANKNRFGPTSEIGIFEMKSDGLWEVTNPSKIFLGERSTDIPGNVIVSTIEGTRPLLLEVQALVARTNFGFPKRMVTGYDTNKVTLLIAVLEKRVGLHLETQDVFVNVVGGVKIKETGVDLGIACAIASGNGNYVCPSKTIILGEVGLAGEVRSISQLDERLMEAEKLGFEKAIVPKSNLKGFTYKGKLKIFGVESVQQAIEIIKT; encoded by the coding sequence ATGAGATCTTCAAAAATCAAAACCATATTCAGGTGCCAGGAATGCGGCTATGCTTCCCCGAAATGGATGGGAAAATGTTCTGACTGCGGAAAATGGAATACGTTTGTAGAAGAAAAAGAAATAACAAAAAAATCCTTCCTTAATCAAAGGCAGCTCACCGGTTTTTCTTCGGAAGTAATTCCTTTAAAAGATGTCTCGGTAGAAAATTTTAGTTGCATTAAAACAGATATCGGCGAGTTTGACCGTATGCTTGGAGGAGGGCTTGTGCCAGGCTCAGTTCTATTGCTTGGAGGGCCTCCGGGCATAGGTAAATCTACTTTGATGCTTCAGGTTTCAAGCACTCTTTCAAAATCAAAAACCGTGCTCTATGTTTCAGGGGAGGAATCGCTTTCACAGGTTAAGTTGCGTGCTGAAAGGCTTAAAATAAAAGACGGGGAACTTTTTTTAGTTTCAGAAACAAATCTTGAAAATATCATAGGAGCTATAGATAAAATTAATCCTCAGGTTGTAGTTATAGATTCTATACAGACAACCTATAGGGATGATCTTTCCGGCGCGCCCGGTTCAGTCGGCCAGGTAAGGGAATGCGCGGCAGACCTTTTAAGAATTTCTAAATCAAAAAATATTATTATGTTTCTTTTGGGGCATGTAACTAAAGAAGGAGATATTGCCGGGCCCAGGGTTTTGGAACATATAGTTGATACCGTCCTTTATTTTGAAACTGAAAGGCAGCAGATTTATAGGATTTTAAGGGCGAATAAAAACCGTTTCGGGCCTACCAGCGAGATAGGAATATTTGAAATGAAAAGCGACGGCCTTTGGGAAGTAACGAACCCTTCCAAAATATTTCTGGGCGAACGTTCAACTGATATTCCGGGCAACGTGATTGTTTCAACAATTGAAGGCACAAGGCCTTTGCTTTTGGAAGTGCAGGCTTTAGTTGCCAGAACCAATTTTGGTTTTCCGAAAAGAATGGTCACCGGCTATGATACAAACAAGGTCACTCTTTTAATAGCTGTCTTGGAAAAAAGGGTCGGGCTTCACCTTGAAACTCAGGATGTGTTTGTTAACGTTGTGGGCGGCGTAAAGATTAAGGAAACAGGGGTAGATTTGGGAATAGCCTGCGCGATAGCTTCGGGAAACGGAAATTATGTATGCCCATCAAAAACCATAATTCTGGGCGAGGTTGGTTTGGCCGGCGAGGTACGTTCAATAAGCCAGCTTGATGAACGGCTTATGGAAGCGGAAAAGCTGGGATTTGAAAAAGCGATTGTCCCAAAAAGTAATTTAAAAGGGTTTACATATAAAGGAAAATTGAAGATATTTGGCGTTGAAAGCGTGCAGCAGGCAATTGAGATAATAAAGACTTAA
- the aroC gene encoding chorismate synthase, with amino-acid sequence MIRYVTAGESHGRQLTVIIEGIPAGLKLNPEDINRDLARRQMGFGRGQRMAIEKDSVEFMGGVRLGETIGSPICMVVKNRDWENWKDLMSSGSSLADPKQFLLKPRPGHADLAGIMKYSRKDIRDVLERASARETAARVCAGAVCKKLINEFGIAVISYTSEISGIKADVKNLDFKKIIIFSEKSDIRTPDPKAEKKMVDIISKAASKGDTVGGVFTIIARKVPVGLGSYTQWDLRLDGNMARSLMSIQAIKAVEFGLGYNYSSVPGSKAHDEIFYSKAKGFYRNTNNAGGIEGGVSNGEDIVVSCVMKPIPSLVKPLRSVNIQTKRSDTAEAVRSDVCAVPAAGVVGEAAVAFELAKALKEKFGGDSLVEIKSNINAYLENLKRF; translated from the coding sequence ATGATTCGGTATGTAACAGCAGGTGAATCTCACGGAAGACAATTAACGGTAATAATTGAAGGCATTCCCGCAGGGCTAAAACTAAATCCTGAAGATATCAACAGGGACCTTGCTCGGCGTCAAATGGGTTTTGGCAGAGGCCAGAGGATGGCTATTGAAAAAGATTCGGTTGAATTTATGGGAGGAGTAAGGCTCGGGGAGACAATAGGATCGCCGATTTGTATGGTTGTAAAAAACCGCGATTGGGAAAACTGGAAGGACCTTATGTCAAGCGGATCGTCACTAGCCGATCCAAAACAGTTTCTTTTAAAACCGCGTCCAGGCCATGCAGATCTGGCGGGAATAATGAAATATAGTCGTAAAGATATTCGCGATGTGCTTGAAAGAGCTTCAGCCCGAGAAACCGCTGCCCGGGTTTGCGCCGGAGCGGTATGCAAAAAATTAATTAACGAGTTCGGGATCGCAGTTATTTCCTACACCTCAGAAATAAGCGGTATTAAAGCAGATGTAAAGAACCTTGATTTCAAAAAAATTATTATATTTTCCGAAAAATCGGATATTCGCACGCCCGATCCTAAAGCGGAAAAGAAAATGGTAGATATTATTTCAAAGGCGGCGTCTAAGGGAGATACTGTCGGCGGTGTTTTTACTATAATTGCTCGCAAGGTTCCTGTAGGGCTCGGCAGTTATACCCAGTGGGATTTGCGCCTAGACGGAAATATGGCAAGAAGCCTAATGTCAATACAGGCAATAAAAGCGGTTGAATTTGGACTGGGATATAATTACAGTTCAGTTCCGGGATCTAAAGCTCATGACGAAATCTTTTATTCAAAAGCGAAAGGATTTTACAGAAATACGAATAACGCGGGCGGAATTGAGGGCGGGGTAAGTAACGGCGAGGATATAGTAGTAAGCTGCGTAATGAAACCGATACCTTCTTTAGTCAAGCCGCTTCGTTCCGTAAATATTCAAACTAAAAGATCGGATACAGCGGAGGCAGTAAGAAGCGATGTCTGCGCGGTTCCTGCGGCAGGCGTTGTAGGGGAAGCGGCGGTAGCATTTGAACTTGCAAAAGCTCTGAAAGAAAAATTCGGGGGCGATTCGCTCGTAGAAATAAAATCAAACATTAATGCATATTTAGAAAACTTAAAAAGGTTTTAA
- a CDS encoding shikimate kinase, translating to MNIVLTGFMGTGKSEVGKLLAEKLGRQFFDIDEIIEKETRMKISSIFKNKGEPYFRDLETKTIKLVSLQNEAVIACGGGAVLRTENMYELEKTGIIVCLTATPEKIFERVKNEKHRPLLKEKNLLLNIKEILQKREEHYKRCFVSVDTTNSSPAEVARTILDNPQIKKRLNYK from the coding sequence ATGAACATAGTTTTAACTGGTTTTATGGGGACCGGAAAATCTGAAGTCGGGAAACTGCTTGCTGAAAAATTAGGGAGGCAGTTTTTTGATATAGATGAAATAATTGAAAAAGAAACAAGAATGAAGATCAGCTCAATTTTCAAAAATAAAGGGGAACCTTATTTTCGTGATCTTGAAACCAAAACAATAAAATTGGTAAGCCTGCAAAATGAAGCTGTTATTGCCTGCGGCGGCGGGGCAGTATTGCGGACTGAAAACATGTATGAACTTGAAAAAACCGGCATAATTGTTTGCTTGACGGCTACCCCAGAAAAGATCTTTGAACGAGTAAAAAATGAAAAACACAGGCCGCTTCTTAAAGAAAAAAACCTTTTATTGAATATAAAAGAAATACTTCAAAAACGCGAAGAGCATTATAAGAGATGTTTTGTTTCAGTTGATACAACAAATTCTTCTCCTGCCGAAGTAGCACGAACAATCCTAGATAATCCTCAAATAAAAAAAAGACTGAATTATAAATGA